The stretch of DNA CAGGAAGAAACAGATCAGTTTGTCTGCGAGATTATGCAGGGGAAACTGACCGATGTGACGATCGCCGGCTTTCTCACAGCCCTGGCCTGCAAAGGCCCCGCAGCCACCGAATTGGCAGGAGCCGCCCGCGCCATGCGTAAGCATGTCGTGCCACTGAAGCCGCAATCCACTCCATTGCTCGACACTTGCGGCACCGGTGGTGATGGCCAGGCCACGTTCAACATCAGTACCGCAGCAGCGATTGTTGTGGCGGCTGCCGGATGTCCAGTCGCCAAGCATGGCAACCGCAGCGTGACCAGCTTGAGTGGTTCTGCTGATGTATTGGAAGCAATGGGGGTGAGGCTCGATTTACCACCAGATGCAGTCGCTCAGTGTATTGATGAAGTGGGGATTGGATTCTGCTTTGCCCCTTTGTTTCATAACGCGATGAAGCATGTCGCCACTGTGCGTAAGCAGCTTGGTATCCGCACGATTTTCAATCTGTTAGGCCCTTTGACCAATCCCGCGGGTGCTCAGCATCAGGTTCTTGGCGTCAGCAAACCTCATGAAGCGGCTCTTGTGGCCGAGGCCCTTGCACTTCTGGGAACAGGAAAATCGGCTGTCATCTGCGGTGATCGAATTGACGAAGTCAGTCTGTGGGGCCAGACACAGGTCTGGATTGTGGAAGGTTCGACGATTCATCAAGAAACCTGGAACGCTGCTCAACTGGGATTGCCCGAGTGCCGGGTGGAAGATTTGAAAGTGGCGAATCCACAGGAGAGTGCCGCCCTGATCTGGAAAATTCTGGCAGGTGAAGCCGGGGCACCGGCCCATATGGTCACCGCCAATGCTGCCGTGGGATTATGGCTGGCAGGGAAAGCTCCAGATCTGATCTCTGCGACTCAACTGGCCAAAGAGACAATTCAAGATGGCCGTGCGCTCTCGCAACTGAAGTCGCTGGTGGAATGGACAAATACGCACTCGAATTTGAAATAGCGCTCTGAGTGCCATGCTTGCAGCTCTGGGCAAGCATGTTTCACCCCTTCTCACATTCCGACGGGAGAAGGGGTGATGACGGAAACTCGAGCGTATTGAGCGTTCAATCAACAAGCGGTTCATCACTGTATGCTCAAAGTGATCAAAGCCTCGCCAGCCATTCTCTCAATGGGAAACAATGACAAGGGCCACAAAAAGCAAGCGACCCGTGTGATTCTAAATCACACGGGTCGCTTCGAAGATCACAACTGAAGTTTGACAGAACAAAAAGTTCTGTCCGCTTCAATTAGAACTCGCCAATGACGTTGCCGTCGTTCACGCGAGCCAGGTTGCGATAGATGGTGATGTCGATGTTCTCGCTGATGAACTTGACAGTACCGTCACCCAGCAAGAAGTGAGCACCACCGGTGTGGAGACTGCTGAAGCCCCAGTTCTGGCCTCGAGGACCGTTGAAAGTAATGGCAGTTGTCGCACCGGCTGTGTTCACGACAGTGCCGCTGGCCACGTTAACGTTGATTCTCTGTGCCGCATCACCATAGGCAGAAGCACGACCAGCATCTGTCGCTTGATCAAAACAGCTCACCCAAGTCGCCATACCGACAGTAGTAGCAGTTTCGGTGGCTGGACTGCAGCGTTCACCCACGACGATGCAGTTACTGGTTCCGTCGGTCATATCGCGGATACCAACACGACTGTTGGGGGCGAAAATGCCACGAAAGTTGGCTG from Planctopirus ephydatiae encodes:
- the trpD gene encoding anthranilate phosphoribosyltransferase; translation: MPIETDRAHASLESKFMTVFHAPSFLDRLISGKSLTQEETDQFVCEIMQGKLTDVTIAGFLTALACKGPAATELAGAARAMRKHVVPLKPQSTPLLDTCGTGGDGQATFNISTAAAIVVAAAGCPVAKHGNRSVTSLSGSADVLEAMGVRLDLPPDAVAQCIDEVGIGFCFAPLFHNAMKHVATVRKQLGIRTIFNLLGPLTNPAGAQHQVLGVSKPHEAALVAEALALLGTGKSAVICGDRIDEVSLWGQTQVWIVEGSTIHQETWNAAQLGLPECRVEDLKVANPQESAALIWKILAGEAGAPAHMVTANAAVGLWLAGKAPDLISATQLAKETIQDGRALSQLKSLVEWTNTHSNLK